Proteins encoded by one window of Nicotiana tabacum cultivar K326 chromosome 10, ASM71507v2, whole genome shotgun sequence:
- the LOC107829559 gene encoding ABC transporter C family member 3 — MEIAKGMSVFQSLRYVGVDESLRNPIFLRVISCSLHLGLFLVILGLCCWNTIRRDNNAGHKQSSTRNARFLYYKSTLFCSIGLAIFSFVLCLLAHFYWYRNGWSEEKIITLLDFALKLLAWLSISVFLHTQFLNSCETKYPLVLRVWWGLFFFVSCYCLVIDLVYGEKNQSLPTQFCIPDVVFTLMGLFFCFVGFIVKTESEENMLQEPLLNGSVANGMDSKKSTGDQTVTPYANANIFSLFTFSWMGPLISVGNKKPLDLEDVPQLHFDDSVKGSFPIFREKLESVGGGNSNRVTTFMLVKALVFTARKEIVLSALFVLLYALASFVGPYLIDTLVQYLNGKRDFDNEGYVLVAAFFVAKLVECLAQRHWFFKVQQGGYRARAALVSKIYNKGLTLSCQSKQSHTSGEIINFMTVDAERIGDFGWYMHDPWMVIIQVALALVILYKNLGLAAIAAFVATIIVMLANIPLGSLQEKFQEKLMESKDRRMKATSEVLRNMRILKLQAWEMKFLSRILDLRTTEAGWLMKYVYTSAMTTFVFWVAPTFVSVTTFGAAMLMGIPLESGKILSALATFRILQEPIYNLPDTISMIAQTKVSLDRIASFLSLDDLQPDVIEKLPKGSSDEAIEIVGGNFAWDASTSTPLLKDVNLRVLNGMRVAICGTVGSGKSSLLSSILGEMPKLSGTIKLSGTKAYVAQSPWIQSGKIEENILFGKEMQREKYDKVLEACSLKKDLEILSFGDQTEIGERGINLSGGQKQRIQIARALYQDADVYLFDDPFSAVDAHTGSHLFSECIMGLLNSKTVLYVTHQVEFLPAADLILVMKDGRISETGKYNDLLKLGSDFMELVGAHQEALTAIDTVKGEALRKSEEMTGDNTNVQKDKNISDGQNGKVDDIVGTKGQIVQEEEREKGSVGFSVYWKYITTAYGGALVPFMLLAQVGFQLLQIGSNYWMAWATPVSKSEPPPVGSSTLIIVYVALGIASALCILARTMLLVTAGYKTASLLFHKMHLCIFRAPMSFFDATPSGRILNRASTDQSAIDLNVPIQVGSFAFTIIQLLGIIGVMSQVAWQVFIVFIPVIAVCIWLEQYYIPSARELARLNGTCKAPVIQHFAETISGSSTIRSFDQESRFQDTSMKLIDNYSRPKFHIAAAMEWLCLRLDMLSLITFAFSLIFLISLPVGTIDPSVAGLAVTYGLNLNIIQARVVWNLCMMENKIISVERILQYTALPSESPLIIESNRPDPNWPSCGEVDFSNLQVRYAPHMPLVLRGLTCTFFGGKKTGIVGRTGSGKSTLIQTLFRIVEPAAGQIKIDGISISSIGLHDLRSRLSIIPQDPTMFEGTVRSNLDPLEEYSDEQIWEALDKCQLGEEVRKKEGKLYSTVSENGENWSVGQRQLVCLGRVLLKKSKVLVLDEATASVDTATDNLIQQTLRLHFSDSTVITIAHRITSVLDSDMVLLLDHGLIAEYGTPARLLENESSLFAKLVAEYSMRSNSSFENVSDM; from the exons ATGGAAATTGCAAAGGGCATGTCTGTGTTTCAATCTTTGAGGTATGTTGGCGTTGATGAATCCCTCCGAAACCCCATTTTCTTACGTGTCATTAGTTGTTCTTTGCACCTGGGATTGTTCCTTGTAATTCTTGGGTTGTGTTGTTGGAATACAATCAGGAGGGACAATAATGCTGGCCACAAACAGAGTAGTACTAGGAATGCTAGGTTCTTGTACTACAAATCAACCTTGTTTTGTTCAATAGGTCTAGCCATCTTTAGCTTTGTGTTATGTTTGTTAGCTCATTTTTATTGGTATAGAAATGGTTGGTCAGAAGAAAAAATTATAACCCTTTTGGATTTTGCATTAAAGTTGCTAGCTTGGTTGTCAATCTCTGTTTTCTTGCACACCCAGTTCCTTAATTCTTGTGAAACCAAATACCCTCTTGTTTTAAGAGTTTGGTGGGggcttttcttctttgtttcttgtTATTGCCTTGTTATAGACCTTGTTTATGGGGAAAAGAACCAATCTTTACCAACTCAATTTTGTATACCTGATGTTGTTTTCACTCTTATGGGGTTATTCTTCTGTTTTGTTGGGTTTATTGTTAAAACAGAGAGTGAGGAGAATATGCTTCAGGAACCCCTCTTAAATGGTAGTGTTGCCAATGGCATGGACTCAAAGAAGTCTACTGGGGATCAAACTGTCACCCCTTATGCCAATGCTAACATTTTTAGTCTCTTTACTTTCTCTTGGATGGGTCCCCTAATTTCTGTTGGCAACAAGAAACCATTAGACCTTGAGGATGTTCCTCAGCTTCACTTTGATGATAGTGTCAAAGGGAGTTTTCCTATTTTTAGAGAAAAACTAGAATCTGTGGGTGGGGGAAATAGTAACCGTGTGACTACCTTCATGCTGGTGAAGGCTTTGGTTTTCACAGCACGGAAGGAGATAGTGTTATCGGCTCTCTTCGTGCTTCTTTACGCTCTGGCGTCTTTTGTTGGCCCGTACCTCATTGATACCTTAGTTCAGTATCTGAATGGAAAACGAGACTTTGATAATGAAGGTTATGTCTTAGTGGCTGCATTCTTCGTTGCAAAGTTGGTGGAGTGTTTGGCGCAAAGGCATTGGTTTTTCAAGGTGCAGCAGGGAGGGTATCGGGCACGGGCAGCACTGGTTTCCAAAATCTACAACAAGGGTTTAACCCTCTCCTGTCAGTCAAAGCAAAGCCACACTAGTGGAGAGATCATCAATTTTATGACAGTTGATGCCGAGAGGATTGGTGACTTCGGTTGGTATATGCATGATCCTTGGATGGTAATCATACAAGTTGCTCTGGCATTGGTGATACTCTATAAAAATCTTGGCCTAGCTGCTATCGCCGCGTTTGTTGCTACAATAATAGTGATGTTGGCAAACATCCCTTTAGGGAGTTTGCAGGAGAAGTTTCAGGAGAAACTCATGGAATCGAAAGATAGAAGGATGAAGGCTACATCTGAAGTCTTAAGGAATATGAGAATACTCAAGCTTCAAGCTTGGGAGATGAAGTTTCTGTCTAGGATCTTGGACCTCAGGACTACAGAGGCAGGATGGTTGATGAAATATGTGTACACATCAGCTATGACTACTTTTGTCTTCTGGGTTGCTCCTACATTTGTTTCTGTGACGACCTTTGGCGCTGCAATGCTTATGGGAATCCCACTTGAATCTGGGAAGATATTGTCTGCACTTGCGACATTTAGAATTCTTCAAGAGCCCATCTACAATCTCCCAGATACAATTTCAATGATTGCTCAAACCAAAGTTTCTCTTGATCGTATTGCATCTTTCCTTTCTCTTGATGACTTGCAGCCTGATGTCATAGAGAAGCTTCCAAAAGGTAGTTCTGATGAAGCAATTGAGATTGTAGGTGGGAACTTCGCTTGGGATGCATCCACCTCGACTCCACTTCTAAAGGATGTAAATCTTAGAGTGCTTAATGGCATGAGAGTTGCCATTTGTGGTACAGTTGGTTCAGGAAAATCAAGCTTACTGTCTAGCATTTTAGGAGAGATGCCCAAATTATCAGGGACTATTAAACTTAGTGGAACGAAGGCTTATGTTGCACAGTCGCCCTGGATACAGAGTGGAAAGATAGAGGAGAACATATTATTTGGTAAAGAGATGCAGAGGGAGAAGTATGATAAAGTTCTTGAAGCGTGCTCCTTAAAGAAAGACCTGGAAATTCTCTCTTTTGGCGATCAAACAGAAATAGGGGAGAGGGGCATTAATTTGAGCGGTGGACAGAAGCAGAGAATACAGATTGCTCGTGCTCTTTACCAAGATGCTGATGTTTACCTATTTGATGATCCGTTCAGTGCTGTGGATGCTCATACCGGATCCCATCTCTTCAGT GAATGTATAATGGGGCTATTGAATTCAAAAACAGTTTTATATGTTACACATCAAGTGGAGTTTTTGCCTGCTGCGGATTTGATCTTG GTCATGAAAGATGGAAGGATCAGTGAAACTGGGAAATACAATGATCTTCTCAAATTAGGTAGTGACTTCATGGAACTTGTGGGTGCTCACCAAGAAGCTTTAACAGCAATTGACACAGTTAAGGGAGAAGCATTGAGAAAGAGTGAGGAAATGACTGGTGATAATACAAATGTACAGAAGGATAAAAATATTTCAGATGGCCAAAATGGTAAAGTGGATGATATTGTTGGAACAAAGGGACAAATTGTTCAGGAGGAGGAAAGAGAGAAAGGTAGTGTTGGTTTTTCAGTTTACTGGAAATATATAACAACTGCATATGGAGGTGCTCTTGTGCCATTTATGCTGTTGGCACAAGTTGGTTTTCAGCTCCTTCAAATTGGAAGCAATTATTGGATGGCGTGGGCAACTCCCGTCTCAAAGAGTGAGCCACCTCCTGTTGGGAGTTCTACTCTCATCATTGTCTATGTTGCTTTAGGAATTGCAAGTGCTTTATGCATCCTTGCTAGAACCATGCTTCTTGTTACCGCTGGATATAAGACAGCCTCTTTGCTTTTCCATAAAATGCATCTTTGCATTTTCCGTGCTCCAATGTCCTTCTTCGATGCCACACCGAGTGGGCGGATTCTAAACAGA GCATCGACAGATCAAAGTGCAATTGATCTGAATGTTCCCATTCAAGTTGGATCCTTTGCCTTCACAATAATACAGCTTTTAGGGATTATTGGAGTAATGTCACAAGTTGCATGGCAGGTCTTCATTGTCTTTATTCCGGTCATTGCAGTTTGCATCTGGTTGGAG CAATATTACATACCATCAGCACGAGAACTGGCACGGCTAAATGGGACATGCAAAGCTCCAGTAATACAGCACTTTGCCGAGACAATTTCAGGATCAAGCACAATTAGAAGTTTCGATCAGGAATCTAGATTCCAGGACACAAGTATGAAATTGATAGACAATTATTCTCGGCCTAAGTTTCACATCGCTGCTGCAATGGAGTGGCTTTGTTTGCGTTTGGATATGTTATCTCTGATCACTTTTGCTTTCTCTTTAATTTTCTTGATCTCTCTTCCTGTTGGAACAATTGACCCAA GTGTTGCTGGCTTAGCTGTTACATATGGGCTTAATCTGAACATAATACAAGCTCGGGTTGTTTGGAATCTTTGTATGATggaaaataaaattatttctGTTGAAAGAATACTTCAGTATACTGCTCTTCCAAGTGAATCTCCTCTTATCATAGAATCCAACAGACCAGACCCTAACTGGCCATCTTGTGGAGAGGTTGATTTTAGCAATCTTCAG GTCCGATATGCTCCTCACATGCCTCTCGTGTTGCGAGGCCTTACATGCACTTTCTTTGGTGGAAAGAAGACTGGAATTGTCGGTAGGACAGGCAGCGGTAAATCTACTCTAATACAGACCCTCTTCCGCATAGTTGAACCAGCTGctggacaaataaaaatagatggTATCAGCATCTCCTCAATTGGTTTGCATGATCTACGGTCTAGATTGAGTATAATTCCACAGGATCCAACTATGTTTGAGGGAACAGTTCGCAGCAACCTAGACCCGCTTGAAGAGTATTCAGATGAACAAATTTGGGAG GCGCTCGATAAGTGTCAGCTAGGAGAAGAAGTGAGGAAGAAAGAAGGCAAACTTTATTCTACAG TATCTGAGAATGGAGAGAACTGGAGTGTAGGccaaaggcagctggtctgccttgGCCGTGTGCTACTGAAAAAGAGCAAGGTCCTGGTCCTTGACGAGGCTACAGCATCTGTCGACACTGCAACTGATAATCTTATTCAGCAAACTCTAAGGCTGCACTTCTCTGATTCCACGGTTATAACCATTGCTCATAGGATTACATCTGTGCTTGACAGTGATATGGTCCTACTATTAGATCATG GGCTCATTGCTGAATACGGCACTCCAGCCAGGTTGTTAGAGAACGAATCCTCATTGTTTGCTAAGCTCGtggcagagtatagtatgaggtCAAATTCAAGTTTTGAGAATGTTTCAGACATGTGA